The Dokdonia donghaensis DSW-1 DNA window TATAGCCATACCACGCACTTGATCAATAATAGCTTGATCTGTAACCTCAACACGATTGTTTTCGATTACTACTTCTACATTTGCTTGATCGTCTTGAATAGCATCTGCCTCATCTTTTTCACAAGAGGTAAATGATACCGCTACTAGTGCTAGTGCCATCGCACTAAATTTGAATTGATTTTTCATTTTGGGTTGCATATTTTAGGATTAATATATGATCCAAAATTAACTTATTTTAACATTAATAATTACCAATAATCAAGACTACAACGTTTTCGTGATTATTTTTATCATATAATTATGTTATTTATTGCATTATTAACAATTCAATAAAGGAAATCCTTTATTGAATTTTAACAATCTGATTAACAACAACTTCAAGGATAATGAAGTCGTGATTAATCTAGTAACTTGGTAGAGATTAGCCCCGTTAACATCAATAATTACATTAAAATGAGTGTAAAGTGACTATTAAGAAAGTGCTAATAAAATATCATTTTTAAGGATTTGATAATTTATAAGACATTTTATCATAATCCTGTATATTCAATAAGAAAAACCTATTCTAACTTATAATCTTTAAAGTCTAATGGATCAAAGTTTTTAAAATGTCCATTTAGTTTGATAAGCTCTTTTGTTCTATTTACAGATTTAAGTGTAGGTATAGCCGCTTTTAAATGTGCTATGAGATAATAAAAACAATCATTTTCTGAAGCAATTTGTAATAATTCATATTGCTGCTGTATATCGAGTCCCATTTTTTGTGCAAATCTAAAAGCACTTATAGTTTGTACAGCAACCTCTGGTGTGTTTACATCAAGTAAGTCATAAAATGTAGTAAGTAGTTTTACAAATTCTTTTTTGAGATCTAGAGATGCATTATGCTCAAAAGGTACGTATACCACTTCACCTCCAGCATAGAGCCGCTCACCTAGCGTGCTGTAAAAGTCCACTAGTTTAAACACGCGCAGTCCTTTACATATAATATCTGCAGCCCCAGATGGGTATCGCTTTACAACCTGCATTACCTGCATCTCTGTGCCATAAGATAAGGTGTTATTAATATAAGTAGGAATCCCAAAGGTGATATTACTCTCCTCACAGTCCTTAAGTAATTGCTGGTATCGCTCTTCAAAAATATGCAAAGAAAGTAGCTCACCTTGGTAGGCAACCATCTCAAGAGGAAACATAGGTAAAACAGCTGTAGTCATTGTTTTTATTTTGAAATGTACAAAAGCCTATGCAGGCTGTTATATAATGAACATTTTTTAACCTTATTGTTCAACATTTATAACAAAAGTATTCTCTCTATTTATAGAAGACAGTTAATTTTACTTTAAATATAAAGTGATGACTAATAAAGACCTTTTAAACGTAGTAAAAAACTACGGAAGCCCTGTGTATGTGTATGATGCAGACACAATTACAGCACAATATAATAGACTTACAAACGCCTTTAAAAGTGTAAAACAGTTACGCCTTAACTATGCAGTAAAAGCGTTAAGTAACTTGTCTATTCTTCAACACTTAAAAGGACTGGGGTCAGGCCTTGACACGGTATCTATACAAGAAGTGCAACTTGGTCTTAAGGCTGGCTTTACACCAGATCGTATCATATTTACTCCTAACGGGGTATCTCTGGGAGAAATAGAAGAAGTAGCAGCAATGGGCGTGCAAATCAATATAGATAACCTTTCTATATTAGAGCAGTTTGGGACAAAACACCCAGAGACACCTGTATGTATACGTATCAATCCTCACGTGATGGCAGGAGGAAATACAAATATCTCTGTAGGACATATAGATAGTAAATT harbors:
- a CDS encoding LON peptidase substrate-binding domain-containing protein — its product is MTTAVLPMFPLEMVAYQGELLSLHIFEERYQQLLKDCEESNITFGIPTYINNTLSYGTEMQVMQVVKRYPSGAADIICKGLRVFKLVDFYSTLGERLYAGGEVVYVPFEHNASLDLKKEFVKLLTTFYDLLDVNTPEVAVQTISAFRFAQKMGLDIQQQYELLQIASENDCFYYLIAHLKAAIPTLKSVNRTKELIKLNGHFKNFDPLDFKDYKLE